Below is a window of Drosophila miranda strain MSH22 chromosome 3, D.miranda_PacBio2.1, whole genome shotgun sequence DNA.
CACACTTTCTATAGGTTTTCCTTCGATTTCCCTcgcccgctgctgctgcggcaaGTTTTGGCAAATTAATTTCCAGCGGCGGCGAAACTTTTGCACAAAACTTGCGAAACTTTTTAACCCGCCACAAGCACCgcaagcagcggcagcggccaTAGCCAGAGTCATCTTAACGCTTTTACAGTTTTCCGACCTGTTTGCACGAAATTTAAATGGCCAAAAGCACCAACGGGGCGCCATTCCAGCGAGAGGGCTGAACCGCTTCCTGTTTGCCCTGAAAGTGCGGTTTTTGCTGCCTACCTTTTTACTTTTCAGCCTGCCACCCTCTGGCCTTGTTTCAATTGAAATATCTGCCCCCTAAAGAGGCACGCAGGCAGTGAACGGGGGATTGGGCCTGGGTTTGGGTTGTTTGCACAATTTGATAGATTGCTTAATAAGCTTAATTGATTCGCATTCGCGCTACAATTCTGAATTAATCAAGTTAAAATTTGACTCCCAGTAACTCAGCACTCCCCAGTGCCTTACCCAATCATCCGCATTGGGGCTCGGAAAAATCAACATTTTTAAGGTCTAATTGCCTGCTTGGCGAAAAGCACCGAAAAATACACAATATTAACAAGAGAGTAGGCCGTTGTTGGAGGGTTACGACAAGGAGATACCTTGGAATTTCTGGAGGGTAGCAGAATTGTGGGAGAATGTGGGATAATCGATACATAATGATACATCATACGGATAGTACCACTAAATAGTTCCATTAAAAACACATTTACAGAAGAGACTTGaatcgtacatatgtatgacgTACCCATAACTTATCAATTTAGACATTCGGTCGtaaaacccaaaaaaaaagtgCAATTAAATACAATTACCAGAAATTCGAATTTCATCCAAATATGCATCAACAAATTCATAAAAACCGGTCGATCCTCAAAACACCATGACACGAGATTTGAATATCTAGAGATTACATATGTTGGAAACATTTAAGTAAAAAAAACTTTGTTTTTGCAAATTCCACATTTTTGAATTTGTAAATCGAAATGAAAATATGAACTTTTTTAGGGTTTTTTCTCCGTGTGTAGGCGTAGCAGTTATAGTGTAGTATTTTCAGGAATATTATCCATTTTCTAGTCTCTATTGGCTGTTACATACCTCAACCACAGGCTCAATATACCCCGAAAACACAGCAGATATTTCTGAAGTACAGACAAACAAAGTAGCAGATGGGTGGATAGCGTAGGGTGAGGGGCATGGGATTTTCTACAACTTAAATGGCCGTCTAATTTGTGGGGCTTACACAATAATTACACCTTTGGCTGGGGATTCGAGGGATTCGGGAAGCAAGGGCCACTTTCGTGTGTCTGGGCCCGGGCGATGGCGATTCAAAGTAATTGGCTTTGAGAGCATCAGCTGCCATGGCATCCGCTAATTCTCACTCCTTTTGGGTTTATCGTTTGCTAACGAGAGATGATTCCTGGTTTATCCCCACACAGATATCCCCGTTGTGAGCCTGGAGCTGGGCACCAACTCTCTGAATGCTACGCTGCGCGAGGGCATCGATGTCTTCTTCGAGTGCAACATCAAGTCGAATCCGTGGATCTACAAAGTCAGTTGGCGGCACAATGTAAGTGGAAATGAGGGAGATATCCGATTTCGCCAATAAGTAGATGGAATAATGGTATTTCTCAAGTGCTGTTGCGACTACAACATGAACATGCTTTGAACAgtaatttttaaataaaaataaataaatcgaATAAAAAGAGGAAATAAACTCTTCGGTTCATTCACTGAATAATCATctgcggaaaacttttccttttttgttgctgccttAAACACCATATTATTATTGTAATTCTCATTATATTTCCCCCATAAATTACCTTCTGCTGGGGGCTGGATCTGTAATTGTTGCATatttcaggtgtgccacaaaAATTGAATTCTAAAACGAAAATTGAATGCCACCCACACCGGCACATATAGAATTTGTTACTGAATTATCCCCCGCACTTGGGAAATTTATGCAGCCGGATGCCTAATTTATTCCGGCTTCCTCAATCAGCCGCacggccactgccactgccgttGCCAAGGGCATGCATCGTTCAACCGTTCAATGTTCAACGTATGCGGGGTGCCACATAAAAGTGTTATTAGCCTgagaaattaaatttatttcaatTCCCGGCAGTTATCCGTAAATTGAATTTCGATTTCACATTTTGCACATTTTCAATTTGCGCTTTCCATTATCCCGACTAAAATTTCCCCTCGCTTTTTGCCTTCGTTTCTCCCGCAGGGTGCCATCCTAGCCAACAATCCCGCCGAAGGCATCGCCGTGTCCAACCAGAGTTTGGTGCTGCAGAACGCCAGCCGGGCCCGTAGCGGCATCTACACCTGTGTGGGGAGCAACCGGGAGGGCGACGGCGAGAGCAATTCCGTCCAGCTGGACATACGATGTGAGTAGTCGTAGTCCCTGAAGGACTGGAGTGAATTAATTAAAGGCCCGAACAAAGTGTTAATTTGCATAACATCTTAATCAAAAAGGAATTGCCATTTTTGTGATTGCAATTTGTATCAAACACGTTGCACAATGCAATTACATCACAGTCGAGGGACTTGTCTGACTTATCCTATATCTTTTTGCCTGTCAGGGACGACAAATTGCATCggataaataaaataaatcaattaAATGGCATACCAGTTGTCCGCAGTTGGCCAGAATGTTGTTGTTGAAACAATtcctttaaatatttaatgccATCCCAGAAGCAAAAGCAGAATCAACTTCTGGATCTCTCTGGTTGCAGCCGTCGAATGTTTTGCTTTAATTATGCAAATTTCTTGCCAATTCAATTTCATCTTTCGATTCCTGTACCTTTTGCAGTTGCACCTGTCTGCCGTGGCGGCCAGAGGACAACTTACAGCTCCGGGCGCCACGAGACGGTGAAGGTGGCCTGCGAGATCGATGCCAATCCCATGGAGGCCACCTACGTGTGGAAGTTTAATGCCAGCCAGGGCGAAACCGTGGACATACCCGCCTCCCAGGTGGCCGTGGACAGGGGCAGGAGCATCGCCCACTACACGCCCATGACGGAGAATGTAAGTGCCACATCCGCATTTCCCCAACCCCTCTTGTACTTTTAGGGGTCATATAAATCAGCCCTTCGCTGGGGTAGAGAGTGGAGGCGGACACATAATTTTCCAAACGAGTTGCGGTTTTGAATTTTCAATTAAGACTGAAGAGACGAGTGTCGCCATCGGCCATCGGCCAACGGTGTTGCATGTTACATTTTGCATGCATAAATTAAGCCAACGAAATGCATTGTCACTCAACCGGCACTACGGCTACCTGCTCCTGCTCATCCGTGTCCTTCTTTGCTTTTCCAGGACTACGGAACACTGTTGTGTTGGGCCACCAACGAGATTGGCGATCAAAGCGACCCCTGCGTGTACACAATAGTCCCTGCAGGTGAGTGTTGCATCCCTCTTCTTGGGGCACGGGGGTAAGGGAGTGCCATCCGCATTTCATTTTGGTTCTGTTTTTGCTTATGCTTTTGTTATTCCTGGGGGGATGACTCCCTTCTGTGCTTATTTGCCGATGACTTTTGCACTTTTGGCCATTTTGGAACTCCGTCCGGGATTAGACGGGAGCTGTGGCATATTGATTCTCGAGGCTTCAAAGCAGAAATATTGGGGGATATGCAATTTGCTGGCTCGTTGTTGATCTCCTATGCTATGCTGTGTGTCTCAGCAAGAATAATGGAAATAATCGAAATAATCGTTGGAttttctgctctcttttttctttctgtgtgtgttttcccCGTCATAGGCGAACCGGATCCGTTGCTAAATTGCACGGTACTCAATCAGACATCGACGGGCTTCCAAATCGAGTGCATCGAGGGCTTTGACGGTGGTCTGCAGCAGGACTTTATAATGGAGGTTTATGTGAATGGAACGACACGCAATCCAAAAGTTTCCCGACCAAAGTGAGTGGAGCAAATTTTAAAGGAAGAAGGAAGAAAGCAGAGAGAGAAGGAGGCATGGAGATGTGCATAGAGACATCGAAATGGACACAGAGCAATCAGAATCACACGCCGTGTGACTTTTGCATTACAACAAACCCAACGATGCGTGGCATTGGGCAGTGGGATGCTCTGGACATGACCATGTCCCATGAACCATTTCCCATTTCCTCTTTTCGAATGTGCATTTCCATGTGATGCCTCTTGGCTCTTGCCTCATGGCTCTTGGCTTTTTTTTGTGGTTATCGATTCGATTCCCCTTCCACGTTTTGCAGCCGACCGTACTTCGAGGTGAGCGGCCTAGTGCCCGGCATGGGCTACAATGTCTTCCTCATCGCCCAAAACAGCAAGGGACGGAGCAATGCGACCATTTTGCAGGTCTACACACTGAAGGATCCCGAAAAGCAGACGGGTGAGTGTCCTTAGGCAGGATCCTGGGTCCCCGCATTTGTCATTTCCCAAGGGGGAAATGGAACCAAAATTGAACCACAACTCGTGTGATGCGGGACTGTGTTTCTCTGTCTTCCGTTTCGTTTCGGCGAAGTGCCCTACGTACGTTTGAAAATTTTCTGCATGTCCTGAGTtccggctgctggctgctggttCGTTTTCTGGGTCCTGTTCTGCCTATAAATTAATTGACGCTGGTTTTGCATTTACTGCTCTTTCATTTGTCTTTTAATTTGCTTTAAATTCCCTCACTTCCGCCTTTGACACTGTTTTCTTTCCCTTTTTTGCTTTACGCTTTACgctttgttcttttttttattttttctttttctttatGTCTTCTTCTTCCTTTTCCCTATTTTGGCTTATTCTGTGGCATGCTTTCCAGTCAGAATCACATTTACAAAGTTCTATCAGGGTCGCAGGCCCACAACCACCGCGATGGCCACCACCAGCGACTGCATATGCGATGAGGAGGAGTTCCTTGGAGTGGGGAAGGGCAAGGGCTTGGGCCACGATGCGGGCACTGCAGTGCAGGAGCAGGATGAGGAGCAGGCAGAAGGTAGCGGTGGCACCTATTTCtcaattatattttattaaatcTAATTTctgttattatttgtattattttgaCTTTATTCAGTAGTTTTATTAATTTCTTGTATGTATATTTCTTAtcattatttatttgaatatatttttattttactgCACTTTTATAATATGCAATTTTTTATAGTTTTTTACTTTTGAATATTGAATATTGCTTTCTTGAGTATTTTTCCTCTGcatggaatctgtataattttcatttaaacacacacacataaatcCGGTGTTGAAGCGGgttttattattttctttACCGCATCATTCCACTTTCCGTATCGTTCCGTCCATTGTTTTTTCCATCTAGAAATGCTTCACATTCCAACACTGGAAGTGGACAGGAGGGACTGTGGGACACCGAGACACAAATTAGTAACCTTAACACTGGTGGGGCTTACAGTGGACCCTCATACGAGAGTAGGGCACACATGCAGCTCATTAAAGCGACACTAAATTTGAGGCACGTGCGGCTGGAACTGGCAACAACAGATATCTATATGCGGCAGAGCCAAAGGAAGAGCCAGGAACCAAGAATGGAATGTAGTTAGCAGCTCATAAAACAATGCCAGGACGAAggggcagagacagagagagaggcagggaCAGACATAGGAAAACAAGAAAGAACAACATTAGTGCCCGAAGCTGAAGATACTCTACTTCTATTAGCATATTAGCATACGAATAGATATACCCCTTAGAGATGTAACATGCCTCACAAACAGTTCGAAAATAGTGTTATAGCCTTTCTGAAAGAGCACTCCAGCAGGAGAGGAAAAGGAAAGAGTGTTCCGAGGGAGGGAGCACAACAATATAAAGAAATATGTATCCCGCGCTCATCCTACCATCTCTGGGGATCTCTTTCGCCCTCTTTTTTTCTCTCTTCCATTTTATCGCACACCCGCACCGCAGACCTGTCGCTGGCCTATGCACCCGTCATCGAGGACATCCGGCCTTTCCTGGGCATCCTAGCGGGCATTGTGGGCAGCGTGTTCCTGGTGGCACTCATCATTGTGATTGTGGTGCGAGTGCGCGGTTCAACGGGACGCGATCGCAATAATTACTCGCATCCAGGcagcggaggaggaggtggcACTGGCAGTGGCGCTACTGGCAGTGGCGGAATCGGAGGTCCTGGTGGCACCCCCgccaatggcaatggcagtcTGGGCCTCCTCGCGAGCAACAATAATGGAAGTCTGGGCATCGGCGGCACCCTTGCGCACAATGGCGGACAATCAGTGCAGGATATGCATCGCATCGGCAGGGAAACCTGCCACGTGACGAGCAGTCTGGATAGCATTGACAAGAATCCGGACATCATACCGCAAGGTGGGTTGGGTGAGTTCCACAGGTGCCCTGTGCCCCCATCGTCAATGGTCTCTAGccttttttctctctctctctcttgtctCTCTCCCATCCCATTTCTCTTGCAACAGATGGCCACGACGTGGACGATGAGTGGACAACGAAGGGTCACAGTCGCGCCTATGCCACGGCTGCCCTGGCCGAACAGAACGCCGTCATTACCTCCAGCACCTATGATCACCTGATGCCCACGTATGCGGTGGTCGACAAGAAGACCGGGGGCCCGCCTCCCGGCCATGGCCCCTATATACAGTATAATTCGCTTATACCCGTTAGCAAAATGGGCGCTTACGCCaatcaacatcagcagcagcaacagcagcatccacatccGCACCAGCATCAGCACCAGCTTCAGGGAGTGCCACACCAACAGAAGGTACGAGCCCACGAGCCCCTAATCCGCTCTTAGTCGGCGGACAAACATTTAACCTTTTAACCCGTACCACATGTGGCAGAGACTCATCTTAATTTATGACCCAATGAACAGCACAGGTTGGAACCCATCCCTCTCCTAAGGAGGGGTTGGGGTTTGGTATCGGGTCTCGGGTTAAGTGGTTTTTATAGCCAGTTTATTGTTTAAGCCACAATTGATGGGCAGCCGAATTCAATGGCATGCTTTGCTGATTGAAGTTGCCCCAAAAAACACTGAAAGAACTAGGTTTCATTGGAAATTAATGGCTTCTAGGGATAGCAAAATGTATATTTATCAGTATGTATTTTCTATATATATTTCTCTTTAGAAGCTGCTGTCATTTCAATGGCAGAACGCAGAAGAAATATTTCCAACGAACCTTGAAGAAATGCTCCCTGAAGGTCGCCCAGCGAaaagacaacaacaaaataatattcagagaaacagagagaagtagagaaaaagagagcGAAAAAACTATAATTTGAAAATCATTTAAGTAGAAATTTCTACTCTGTATGTAAGGCCCCGCCCACACTTACACGCCCAGTGGGAGCTTCCAagtcagcagcagctccaggaGCAAGAGCCACAGCTGCAGCAatataaattttccatttgcgaatttaataaaaataagtTGCAGGCGGACAGCAGAAGCAgtagaggcagcagcagcaacggacTCCAAAGCAGAAATGGGTACAAGGAAAACCAGAGAAAACGCTAAGGAGCCAAAGGATGCGCGCATCCTGATGTGCCTTGTGTGTAGCTCTGGCTCCGGTCTGGCCCTGGGTCTGGTTTAGCTGCTTCTGCACCAAAATGCAATAAGCGGCCAAGTGTTGAGGTTGGAAAGGAAAGTATGGGATGGCAGGACTTGGACCTGCGAATGTGGCAAGGGAAAGCCAGGAGTAGGAGTGGGAGTGAGAGTGGGGACAATGTTGGTTAGCTGTTGAAGGCAGACACATTACAAACAGGCGCTGCATATGGGGCGTTTCCCCGGAAAAACACTGCCAAACATCACTTCAAGTGAAGCCGATCGAAAACTTTAGTAATTATCTTTTAAAGCCAAAAGCAGGAAAGCGGGAAAGTGGGAATCCAATGCTGCGGACAGTCGTATTGATACGAGACCTTACCACCTGACAATTATCCAACTGATTGACGTTCCACACGAACTCGTATCTCAATCTATATCTATATCCTCTCGTTTTTTCAGACTGAACTAAGCTACAGCGATTTGACAGCTCCGATGGTGGGCAGTGCCGTGGGCGTCCAGCGTTTGGCACCGTACTGCAGCGCCACATTGGGCAGGCCAGGCCGGGGTCAGACGGAGCTGAAGCGGGCCGAACCGAATATCTACTCGCAGGTAAATGTCATGATGGATGATGAGATACTGGCCGACCTCCAGGCGGCCACAGCGACCGGTGGCAGCTATGTGGCCGGGGCTGTGGTGGACAATGTGGGCGGCCGTGGTGGCGCCTCCTGCTCCTCGGCTCTCTACCTACAAGGCTATGCCACGCGTGTGTAAGGGTTAGAGGGGGATCTGCCTCTTAAAtgatatgtttttttttgttttgatttttgtGTGTATTTTCGTTTAATAAACTTGAAGAGACCCTGGGACTCAAGTGTGTTTCCGTTTTAGTTCGGTTGCTGTGGCAAGTGCAAGCTGAAGCTGCAGCTGCAAGTGCGAGGACTTTTAATTACTTTTTACACAAAAGAGTCATAAGAAGAGAAAGGACCCTTCGGAAATCCATCAGATGCAACCCGAGACTGTGGCACAGACAGAGACACTCGTGGCAAATCAATAGAACGACAGCTGACACATGCCCCAAAGAGAGAAAAAAGAGAATGCaatgccagcagcagcagcatcagaaatattcctgaAAATTACGCATACGCACGGGTGTACGATACGGAATTGAAGAGAAGGCAAAGGAGGATTCTGTTAAATGCAGAGTGATTCTGTTCAGGAGCTTAGGAGTACAAAGGCAGAAGCTGTAATTCTGACAGATCTGTCAGATGATGAATGGGTAGGAACTAAACAGTTTAGAGCTTGAGGTATCTGTACGTTTATTTTTGTGTGCCTGAAACTCTCCGCAAGTTATGTTCCAATTGTCCAGCAAGGTTTTACAGAATATTCTTTGTCCTGTTTTCCTTCTTTCCTGCTTCCCCAGCTCACCCTACAATTATCGTAATGACTCAAATTATGGCCACAAGGTTCAATTGGCAGCACATGCACTTAAGTGGAACTTTCAGACATGGACCCGCAACAGGAGCACTACAGAACCTGCGAGGGTACAACAGTCCTGGGCCAACCATTTCCACCTAATGACATTGTTTGGCTTTATTGTCATTTATTGGAGAGTTTTACACGACATGCAGGAGTTTTGCCAACAGCAGCTTCCAACCACCCCCTTTCTGCTGTTGGCCGTTTGATTTTGACCCTTATTTTTATTGGCAATTATTTTAAATTCGATTAGGTAGTCTGTTGGTTCTGTTGGGTTAGAGTTTTGAGCACAGATTACTTTGTCATTAAAAGTGTGTGTAACCAGAAATTTAGTTAAAATTAACTTAAAGTTGAATGTTTGGCAGGAAAACCTATTTATAGGGAAATATTGAAATATGTAATCGATATGTACAGAAATGGAAACCTCGTTCGATATACAACAAAAATTGGCCAGATTATATAGAATAACTAGGTCTATAAGAGGTTTAGTTTCGAAATATCCTttaagtgcaacaaactataaTCATAGTTATTAATGATGCTGCAATTTTTTTCAAGTTCAATCCAATGAATGAGCAAATCTAGACCAAAGATATACCGTAATCGAACCGTCTACAATGTATTGCCTGTCGATTTTGTCTCAAATGCTTACCAATTTGGCCAACAACTTGTTCGGCCTTCATTAATTTCATTAAAAGCCATCCCATCGAGAGCGTTCAGGGAAGGACATAAAAGCAAGCCGTATGgcaatattttattattattattgtagTACCTTGCCGCACACAGGGAGGCAGGGTCAGAGGGGCACCACCGCAGAGTTGACGCTGGCCACAATATTGTATATGCGTGTGGCTAGCCACACACAGGAGTAAACAGCGAAGCAGAGGACTCCGCGAGAGTGGGCTTCGCTTTTCATTTCACCCCGTGACTAACCCTTGGGCCATATGTATATGAATCATCACATGACTAAAACCTCATTACCACTCTCTCCACACCACTCTCCTGCCCACACAGATCGATCTGGCACACCATCCCATGCCCATGTACTCCACCAGCCCGATGTTCGCCACGAACAGCACCATCACCGGAGTCACCATGTCACATCCATCACAAATGGCCACCTTCTCGccgacgccgccgccgcccatCTTCACACACAGCGTGATGACCGCCACTGGCGAAGGTGGACTTCTCCAACCGGTAACCTGCATGGGTCTTGTGGCAGCCACATCTTCGGGAGCGggacaacagcaacatcacCAGCACCAGACAACGCCAAATAACGGAAACGGAAGCATTGTCGGCGTCAATGTGGGCATGAGCCTTTATGGCAGCGATGTGGTAAGTGGCAGTTTGATGTACTCGTACTCTCGGAACCTGTCCAGGACTCCTTGCTGCTCCTTCCCCGGCTTCCCGCCCCTTGATGATAGCAGCACTCTCTCTTAATGTCCAAAACGTTGAAAGCATCAATATGCAAAGTGGATTTTCGGTGGCAAGGATTTTGAAGCAGGAAGCAGCAAGCAGGAAAGCATTTATCTTTGGCCCGATTTTGTTTTCGTTCTTTCGCCTTATAAATGGGGCAGCCGCTGGGGCAGAAAATGGCTTTTTGCGGTTCGCCTGATAAAAACCTGGCTAATAGAAAGGGCAGGGGAAAATAAAGGGTACTCGTATTCCCCTCTCAGATTATTTTCATTCCTTCCCACCAAACCCAAAAGTCCCATACAACTCCACTTTGTCTCCCGGTATATCTTCCATTACAATCGATTGGCCAGTGGAAGTCCAGTGGCCCTCGAGAGCAGAGCATCGGCAGGCGCCCATCGATCAACAGATGACTCAAATTCCAGGATTCATCCGCTCATCCACTCCCTGACAATGCAATTTTCTGGCAATCCATAACCCTTGATCCCCTTTTGCACAGACAACTTGAAACTCTGTCGAAAAAAGAACCGACGAAAATTCATTCATTCGGGGTTCCGAGTGCGGTAAATGACCTCGGAATGTGCCACAGAAATGACAGCCGcagaacaataaaaaaaatataataataataacagaAAA
It encodes the following:
- the LOC108160840 gene encoding uncharacterized protein LOC108160840 isoform X3 → MGQASLFCCHCCCLLVCLILSTLNGPAAGATRVRVSSSTTMTRNIEEENGPPVLSESIMGTVGQLPCNVTPPIYEDRVALVIWYKVGLKTPIYSVDTRDSNLALGTHWSDETYRERLSFHVEGRAGTLSIKSTTEDDTGEYRCRVDFQKSPTRNSKVNLTVIIPPESVIILDSKGATIKDHTLGPYNEGSAINITCVAIGGRPQPRVTWLHGNTIYKNASVGHSLSERRVGNILSLARLERRNLHMQLTCRAENNNLTTPIISSVVLDMNLRPLIVKLQGENRPLSAGNSYQLSCVVIGARPAPTITWWKGSSPMKSTHEIANPDGNMTTSVLTFTPTIDDRGKFLSCRAEQSMIPESGMEDGWKLDIYHIPVVSLELGTNSLNATLREGIDVFFECNIKSNPWIYKVSWRHNGAILANNPAEGIAVSNQSLVLQNASRARSGIYTCVGSNREGDGESNSVQLDIRFAPVCRGGQRTTYSSGRHETVKVACEIDANPMEATYVWKFNASQGETVDIPASQVAVDRGRSIAHYTPMTENDYGTLLCWATNEIGDQSDPCVYTIVPAGEPDPLLNCTVLNQTSTGFQIECIEGFDGGLQQDFIMEVYVNGTTRNPKVSRPNRPYFEVSGLVPGMGYNVFLIAQNSKGRSNATILQVYTLKDPEKQTVRITFTKFYQGRRPTTTAMATTSDCICDEEEFLGVGKGKGLGHDAGTAVQEQDEEQAEDLSLAYAPVIEDIRPFLGILAGIVGSVFLVALIIVIVVRVRGSTGRDRNNYSHPGSGGGGGTGSGATGSGGIGGPGGTPANGNGSLGLLASNNNGSLGIGGTLAHNGGQSVQDMHRIGRETCHVTSSLDSIDKNPDIIPQGGLDGHDVDDEWTTKGHSRAYATAALAEQNAVITSSTYDHLMPTYAVVDKKTGGPPPGHGPYIQYNSLIPVSKMGAYANQHQQQQQQHPHPHQHQHQLQGVPHQQKTELSYSDLTAPMVGSAVGVQRLAPYCSATLGRPGRGQTELKRAEPNIYSQIDLAHHPMPMYSTSPMFATNSTITGVTMSHPSQMATFSPTPPPPIFTHSVMTATGEGGLLQPVTCMGLVAATSSGAGQQQHHQHQTTPNNGNGSIVGVNVGMSLYGSDVGKPQLLKTVPEEMHHQLNGEDVLIAQDRNHGTGTRF
- the LOC108160840 gene encoding uncharacterized protein LOC108160840 isoform X1, yielding MGQASLFCCHCCCLLVCLILSTLNGPAAGATRVRVSSSTTMTRNIEEENALLLLLAGPPVLSESIMGTVGQLPCNVTPPIYEDRVALVIWYKVGLKTPIYSVDTRDSNLALGTHWSDETYRERLSFHVEGRAGTLSIKSTTEDDTGEYRCRVDFQKSPTRNSKVNLTVIIPPESVIILDSKGATIKDHTLGPYNEGSAINITCVAIGGRPQPRVTWLHGNTIYKNASVGHSLSERRVGNILSLARLERRNLHMQLTCRAENNNLTTPIISSVVLDMNLRPLIVKLQGENRPLSAGNSYQLSCVVIGARPAPTITWWKGSSPMKSTHEIANPDGNMTTSVLTFTPTIDDRGKFLSCRAEQSMIPESGMEDGWKLDIYHIPVVSLELGTNSLNATLREGIDVFFECNIKSNPWIYKVSWRHNGAILANNPAEGIAVSNQSLVLQNASRARSGIYTCVGSNREGDGESNSVQLDIRFAPVCRGGQRTTYSSGRHETVKVACEIDANPMEATYVWKFNASQGETVDIPASQVAVDRGRSIAHYTPMTENDYGTLLCWATNEIGDQSDPCVYTIVPAGEPDPLLNCTVLNQTSTGFQIECIEGFDGGLQQDFIMEVYVNGTTRNPKVSRPNRPYFEVSGLVPGMGYNVFLIAQNSKGRSNATILQVYTLKDPEKQTVRITFTKFYQGRRPTTTAMATTSDCICDEEEFLGVGKGKGLGHDAGTAVQEQDEEQAEDLSLAYAPVIEDIRPFLGILAGIVGSVFLVALIIVIVVRVRGSTGRDRNNYSHPGSGGGGGTGSGATGSGGIGGPGGTPANGNGSLGLLASNNNGSLGIGGTLAHNGGQSVQDMHRIGRETCHVTSSLDSIDKNPDIIPQGGLDGHDVDDEWTTKGHSRAYATAALAEQNAVITSSTYDHLMPTYAVVDKKTGGPPPGHGPYIQYNSLIPVSKMGAYANQHQQQQQQHPHPHQHQHQLQGVPHQQKTELSYSDLTAPMVGSAVGVQRLAPYCSATLGRPGRGQTELKRAEPNIYSQIDLAHHPMPMYSTSPMFATNSTITGVTMSHPSQMATFSPTPPPPIFTHSVMTATGEGGLLQPVTCMGLVAATSSGAGQQQHHQHQTTPNNGNGSIVGVNVGMSLYGSDVGKPQLLKTVPEEMHHQLNGEDVLIAQDRNHGTGTRF
- the LOC108160840 gene encoding uncharacterized protein LOC108160840 isoform X7 — its product is MGQASLFCCHCCCLLVCLILSTLNGPAAGATRVRVSSSTTMTRNIEEENALLLLLAGPPVLSESIMGTVGQLPCNVTPPIYEDRVALVIWYKVGLKTPIYSVDTRDSNLALGTHWSDETYRERLSFHVEGRAGTLSIKSTTEDDTGEYRCRVDFQKSPTRNSKVNLTVIIPPESVIILDSKGATIKDHTLGPYNEGSAINITCVAIGGRPQPRVTWLHGNTIYKNASVGHSLSERRVGNILSLARLERRNLHMQLTCRAENNNLTTPIISSVVLDMNLRPLIVKLQGENRPLSAGNSYQLSCVVIGARPAPTITWWKGSSPMKSTHEIANPDGNMTTSVLTFTPTIDDRGKFLSCRAEQSMIPESGMEDGWKLDIYHIPVVSLELGTNSLNATLREGIDVFFECNIKSNPWIYKVSWRHNGAILANNPAEGIAVSNQSLVLQNASRARSGIYTCVGSNREGDGESNSVQLDIRFAPVCRGGQRTTYSSGRHETVKVACEIDANPMEATYVWKFNASQGETVDIPASQVAVDRGRSIAHYTPMTENDYGTLLCWATNEIGDQSDPCVYTIVPAGEPDPLLNCTVLNQTSTGFQIECIEGFDGGLQQDFIMEVYVNGTTRNPKVSRPNRPYFEVSGLVPGMGYNVFLIAQNSKGRSNATILQVYTLKDPEKQTVRITFTKFYQGRRPTTTAMATTSDCICDEEEFLGVGKGKGLGHDAGTAVQEQDEEQAEDLSLAYAPVIEDIRPFLGILAGIVGSVFLVALIIVIVVRVRGSTGRDRNNYSHPGSGGGGGTGSGATGSGGIGGPGGTPANGNGSLGLLASNNNGSLGIGGTLAHNGGQSVQDMHRIGRETCHVTSSLDSIDKNPDIIPQDGHDVDDEWTTKGHSRAYATAALAEQNAVITSSTYDHLMPTYAVVDKKTGGPPPGHGPYIQYNSLIPVSKMGAYANQHQQQQQQHPHPHQHQHQLQGVPHQQKTELSYSDLTAPMVGSAVGVQRLAPYCSATLGRPGRGQTELKRAEPNIYSQVNVMMDDEILADLQAATATGGSYVAGAVVDNVGGRGGASCSSALYLQGYATRIDLAHHPMPMYSTSPMFATNSTITGVTMSHPSQMATFSPTPPPPIFTHSVMTATGEGGLLQPVTCMGLVAATSSGAGQQQHHQHQTTPNNGNGSIVGVNVGMSLYGSDVGKPQLLKTVPEEMHHQLNGEDVLIAQDRNHGTGTRF